The following coding sequences are from one Amyelois transitella isolate CPQ chromosome 23, ilAmyTran1.1, whole genome shotgun sequence window:
- the LOC106133045 gene encoding spermatogenesis-defective protein 39 homolog, which translates to MNSTADDDDYWNTSLTKSQALIFDDDVLSTQEILAIGQQASPVKTEESIFNTTISNTKPALLPISSLVSPKVLDLILQAQSGNVPSKEPNLEPQETVAVTLKRLVLGRPYSLHIHRSLKSKKELLDGAIAIGDGNAILTVVLFLIQTLNKKMVCELLTARSSALNHYISFLRNEGKITELTDLLTMLGRSSEAAIYQFQHHVKTQGHNVDGLMGKLANMLANHFTQPGIDAHQSKMVADYVKLLEWQKHVNKPELMNASPLYCLSFCCTNHWHETAGNMMSPMTVCQRQQVPPLQYDWVVLNVQARLKKWDIVESLFTKKDWLGRTTVSSHIPIEILLSRLSELQAGGRFLETCVNKVANSEDRLRFAQMYKIHSVVIETFAKNKDRISLTNYKMTLSPQSEDYILAENTLRDNSIKWKN; encoded by the exons ATGAATTCCACAGCCGACGATGATGATTATTGGAACACAAGTTTGACGAAATCACAAGCTTTAATATTCGATGACGATGTT CTTTCTACACAAGAAATCTTAGCTATTGGTCAGCAAGCATCACCAGTTAAAACAGAAGagagtatttttaatactacaATTTCTAACACAAAACCAGCTCTGTTGCCAATATCGAGCCTTGTATCGCCAAAAGTATTGGATCTCA TTCTCCAAGCCCAATCTGGCAACGTCCCTAGCAAGGAACCGAATCTAGAACCACAGGAGACTGTAGCTGTAACTTTGAAACGATTGGTTTTGGGACGTCCATACTCATTACACATACATCGTAGTTTGAAGAGCAAGAAGGAATTACTTGATGGAGCAATAGCTATCGGAGATGGGAATGCTATATTGACT GTAGTACTCTTCCTCATTCAGACCTTGAACAAGAAGATGGTTTGTGAGTTGCTGACTGCGCGGTCCTCAGCCCTGAACCACTACATCAGCTTCCTAAGGAATGAGGGCAAGATTACGGAGCTCACAGATCTGCTCAC aatgcTCGGGAGAAGTTCAGAAGCAGCT ATATACCAGTTCCAGCACCACGTGAAGACGCAAGGCCACAACGTGGACGGTCTGATGGGGAAGCTGGCCAACATGCTGGCGAACCATTTCACCCAGCCGGGGATCGACGCGCATCAGTCCAAGATGGTCGCTGattatgttaaattattag AATGGCAAAAACACGTGAACAAACCGGAACTAATGAACGCATCCCCCCTATATTGTTTGTCATTTTGCTGCACGAATCATTGGCACGAGACGGCAGGCAATATGATGTCACCGATGACTGTCTGTCAGAGGCAACAG GTGCCACCTCTCCAATATGACTGGGTCGTGTTGAACGTACAAGCGAGACTGAAGAAATGGGACATCGTGGAATCTCTGTTTACGAAAAAG GACTGGCTCGGACGTACAACAGTATCGTCTCACATTCCAATAGAGATCCTGTTATCCAGACTGAGTGAGTTGCAAGCCGGCGGTCGTTTTTTGGAGACATGTGTCAACAAGGTGGCTAACTCCGAAGATAGATTGAGATTCGCGCAGATGTATAag ataCATTCCGTAGTGATAGAGACGTTTGCCAAGAATAAAGACAGAATATCGCTGACCAACTACAAGATGACATTGAGTCCACAATCAGAAGATTATATACTTGCTGAGAATACTCTTAGAgataat tctataaaatggaaaaattGA